The following are from one region of the Theropithecus gelada isolate Dixy chromosome 6, Tgel_1.0, whole genome shotgun sequence genome:
- the YIPF5 gene encoding protein YIPF5 isoform X1, with translation MSGFENLNTDFYQTSYSIDDQSQQSYDYGGSGGPYSKQYAGYDYSQQGRFVPPDMMQPQQPYTGQIYQPTQAYTPASPQPFYGNSFEDEPPLLEELGINFDHIWQKTLTVLHPLKVADGSIMNETDLAGPMVFCLAFGATLLLAGKIQFGYVYGISAIGCLGMFCLLNLMSMTGVSFGCVASVLGYCLLPMILLSSFAVIFSLQGMVGIILTAGIIGWCSFSASKIFISALAMEGQQLLVAYPCALLYGVFALISVF, from the exons ATGTCAGGCTTTGAAAACTTAAACACGGATTTCTACCAGACAAGTTACAGCATCGATGATCAGTCACAGCAGTCCTATGATTATGGAGGAAGTGGAGGACCCTATAGCAA aCAGTATGCTGGCTATGACTATTCGCAGCAAGGCCGATTTGTCCCTCCAGACATGATGCAGCCACAACAGCCATACACTGGGCAGATTTACCAGCCAACTCAGGCATATACTCCAGCTTCACCTCAGCCCTTCTATGGAAACAGCTTTGAGGATGAGCCACCTTTATTAGAAG agTTAGGTATCAATTTTGACCACATCTGGCAAAAAACACTAACAGTATTACATCCATTAAAAGTAGCAGATGGCAGCATCATGAATGAAACTGATTTGGCAGGACCAATGGTTTTTTGCCTTGCTTTTGGAGCCACATTGCTACTG GCTGGCAAAATCCAGTTTGGCTATGTATACGGGATCAGTGCAATCGGATGTCTAGGAATGTTTTGTTTATTAAACTTAATGAGTATGACAGGTGTTTCATTTGGTTGTGTGGCAAGTGTCCTTGGATATTGTCTTCTGCCTATGATCCTGCTTTCCAGCTTTGCAGTGATATTTTCTTTGCA AGGAATGGTAGGAATCATTCTCACTGCTGGGATTATTGGATGGTGTAGTTTTTCtgcttccaaaatatttatttctgcattagCCATGGAAGGACAGCAACTTTTAGTAGCATATCCTTGCGCTTTGTTATATGGAGTCTTTGCCCTGATTTCTGTCTTTTGA
- the YIPF5 gene encoding protein YIPF5 isoform X2 has product MMQPQQPYTGQIYQPTQAYTPASPQPFYGNSFEDEPPLLEELGINFDHIWQKTLTVLHPLKVADGSIMNETDLAGPMVFCLAFGATLLLAGKIQFGYVYGISAIGCLGMFCLLNLMSMTGVSFGCVASVLGYCLLPMILLSSFAVIFSLQGMVGIILTAGIIGWCSFSASKIFISALAMEGQQLLVAYPCALLYGVFALISVF; this is encoded by the exons ATGATGCAGCCACAACAGCCATACACTGGGCAGATTTACCAGCCAACTCAGGCATATACTCCAGCTTCACCTCAGCCCTTCTATGGAAACAGCTTTGAGGATGAGCCACCTTTATTAGAAG agTTAGGTATCAATTTTGACCACATCTGGCAAAAAACACTAACAGTATTACATCCATTAAAAGTAGCAGATGGCAGCATCATGAATGAAACTGATTTGGCAGGACCAATGGTTTTTTGCCTTGCTTTTGGAGCCACATTGCTACTG GCTGGCAAAATCCAGTTTGGCTATGTATACGGGATCAGTGCAATCGGATGTCTAGGAATGTTTTGTTTATTAAACTTAATGAGTATGACAGGTGTTTCATTTGGTTGTGTGGCAAGTGTCCTTGGATATTGTCTTCTGCCTATGATCCTGCTTTCCAGCTTTGCAGTGATATTTTCTTTGCA AGGAATGGTAGGAATCATTCTCACTGCTGGGATTATTGGATGGTGTAGTTTTTCtgcttccaaaatatttatttctgcattagCCATGGAAGGACAGCAACTTTTAGTAGCATATCCTTGCGCTTTGTTATATGGAGTCTTTGCCCTGATTTCTGTCTTTTGA